The Edaphobacter sp. 12200R-103 genome contains a region encoding:
- a CDS encoding BrxA/BrxB family bacilliredoxin, translated as MYPEIMVIPMREELSRAGVQEVRSADEVDAALAKPGTTMVVVNSICGCAAGKMRPGVRLALQHTTKPDQLITVFAGQDRDATERARSYFGGHPPTSPAIAILRDGQLVYLMQRSAIETSTAPAIAQELTRAFDTYCAAATA; from the coding sequence ATGTATCCAGAGATTATGGTGATTCCGATGCGCGAGGAGTTGTCCCGCGCGGGAGTACAGGAGGTTCGCTCTGCCGATGAGGTGGACGCGGCGCTCGCCAAGCCCGGAACCACGATGGTTGTGGTGAACTCGATCTGCGGGTGCGCAGCCGGCAAGATGCGGCCCGGCGTCCGCCTGGCGCTTCAGCACACGACCAAGCCTGATCAGCTGATCACAGTCTTCGCGGGACAGGACCGGGACGCCACCGAGCGCGCCCGCAGCTACTTCGGCGGACATCCGCCCACCTCGCCCGCCATCGCGATTCTGCGCGACGGTCAGCTGGTGTACCTGATGCAGCGCTCGGCCATCGAGACCTCGACGGCACCGGCGATCGCACAGGAGCTTACCCGGGCATTCGATACCTACTGCGCTGCCGCTACAGCGTAA
- a CDS encoding sigma-54 dependent transcriptional regulator, translating into MTIQGAYPADACGAFETANESPNAGPTYILAGGSAAMQRLRLQIERIGPHFRTVLLRGETGTGKHLVARALHASSRRAQASFSVWSGSRLDGSEHDATRASSLFVRAAKQGTVFLDRVDEMSPRAQKNLHAALTQENSLRTIAASRQDLRVMATAGLFRHDLYSGLSTVEIVLEPLRSRVEDIPELAGLFLGRFAQRYCKPIDAIAPEAMKMMLNHPWPGNVRELENVLHNGVLQCEGRMLLPGHLLCFMTGEKAFERWDTTRTVEPLRLQDVVDRHVLRVLQECSGNKVRAAEVLGISRSTLYRMLDTRAFEANTRQT; encoded by the coding sequence ATGACCATCCAAGGCGCCTATCCGGCTGATGCTTGCGGAGCATTCGAGACCGCCAACGAATCCCCGAACGCCGGACCGACCTATATTCTTGCCGGCGGGAGCGCCGCGATGCAGCGCCTGCGCCTGCAGATCGAACGGATCGGGCCGCACTTTCGCACCGTGCTGCTGCGAGGCGAAACCGGTACAGGCAAGCACCTGGTGGCGCGAGCACTCCATGCCTCAAGCCGCCGAGCGCAGGCTTCCTTTAGCGTCTGGAGCGGTTCCCGGCTGGATGGCAGCGAGCACGATGCCACACGTGCCTCTTCCCTGTTTGTTCGAGCCGCAAAACAGGGCACGGTCTTTCTGGACCGCGTGGATGAGATGTCTCCGCGCGCGCAGAAGAATCTGCACGCGGCGCTTACCCAGGAAAATAGTCTGCGCACGATTGCGGCATCGCGGCAGGACCTTCGCGTCATGGCTACCGCAGGACTGTTTCGTCATGACCTCTACAGCGGGCTCTCGACCGTGGAGATCGTACTGGAGCCGCTGCGCAGTCGGGTGGAAGATATCCCCGAACTCGCTGGTCTTTTTCTAGGCCGATTCGCGCAACGTTATTGCAAACCGATCGATGCGATCGCCCCCGAAGCGATGAAGATGATGCTGAACCATCCCTGGCCGGGCAATGTCCGCGAGCTTGAGAACGTTTTGCACAATGGCGTACTCCAATGTGAAGGCAGGATGCTTCTTCCAGGACATCTATTGTGTTTTATGACCGGGGAGAAGGCTTTTGAGAGATGGGACACCACAAGAACCGTCGAGCCACTGCGCCTGCAGGACGTCGTCGACCGGCACGTTCTGCGGGTGCTCCAGGAATGTTCCGGCAACAAGGTGCGCGCCGCGGAGGTGCTTGGGATCAGTCGCTCTACCCTTTACCGGATGCTGGACACCCGCGCCTTCGAGGCCAACACACGCCAGACCTAA
- a CDS encoding DUF885 family protein, which produces MKRSELLRTRLAAAAVLAVACIGFAAGIAKAQDGPLGPPTMAPERGPQTVEERSKTLSALLNDIWQDRLKHSPEYASFLGDKRYNDQWTDYSVKEVNASLERGRVFLDRLAAIDVTGLKPQEILSRDLMIRDLTDVQEGAGFKEWEMPVNQFTGFHTDMVQLVSSLSFDTVKDYDDYITRLKKVPTVFSQNMTNMQLGMDEKRVPPAYLLEKVVTQTEAIASQKPADSPFAEPLKKFPASISAADRKRISDEMLEAISTNVLPSYSRFARFLKAQYVPAGRKDPGVWALPDGDAYYAFRVRQSTTEDKTPAEIHQIGLDEVKRDEAEMLAIVKKLGFQDIKSFSAAMKTNPKLHPVSKEALLDDYKGYIAKMEPKLPELFGTLPKAKLEVLPVPAYIEKDQAAAYYNPGSQDGKRPGRVYVNTYNFAERSLAPVEAVSYHEGIPGHHLQISIAQELTGLPEFRKQEYFTAYTEGWGLYSERLGKDVGFYQDPYSDYGRLEADIWRAIRLVVDTGVHSQHWTRQQMVDYFHEHSSIDEPNVQAEVDRYIAWPGQALGYKMGQLKFLELRQKAQQALGPKFDIRQFHDVVLDSGALPMDMLEKQVDAWIASKQK; this is translated from the coding sequence ATGAAGAGGTCTGAACTGCTCAGGACGCGTCTGGCAGCTGCTGCTGTTCTGGCGGTGGCGTGTATTGGATTTGCCGCTGGAATCGCAAAAGCACAGGATGGTCCGCTGGGACCTCCGACGATGGCTCCGGAGCGCGGCCCCCAGACCGTGGAAGAGAGAAGCAAAACGCTGTCTGCGCTGCTGAATGACATATGGCAGGACCGTCTGAAGCACTCTCCTGAATATGCCTCCTTCCTGGGAGACAAGCGATACAACGATCAGTGGACTGACTATTCGGTGAAGGAAGTCAACGCCTCGCTGGAGCGCGGACGCGTCTTCCTGGACCGTCTGGCTGCGATTGATGTAACTGGTCTGAAGCCGCAGGAGATCCTGTCGCGCGATCTGATGATCCGCGACCTGACCGATGTCCAGGAAGGCGCAGGCTTTAAGGAATGGGAGATGCCCGTCAATCAGTTCACCGGCTTCCACACGGACATGGTGCAACTGGTCAGCAGCCTCTCCTTCGACACCGTTAAGGATTACGACGACTACATTACTCGTCTCAAGAAGGTTCCCACCGTCTTTTCGCAGAACATGACCAACATGCAGCTTGGGATGGATGAAAAGCGGGTTCCTCCCGCTTACCTCTTGGAGAAGGTGGTCACCCAGACCGAGGCGATTGCCTCACAGAAACCGGCTGACAGCCCTTTCGCTGAGCCGCTCAAGAAATTCCCGGCCAGCATCAGCGCGGCAGACCGCAAGCGGATCAGCGATGAGATGCTGGAGGCCATCTCCACAAACGTGCTTCCGTCCTATTCGCGTTTCGCGAGGTTTCTGAAGGCCCAGTATGTTCCTGCAGGACGTAAGGATCCCGGAGTCTGGGCTCTGCCGGATGGGGATGCCTACTACGCCTTCCGGGTCCGCCAGAGCACGACCGAGGACAAGACTCCGGCGGAGATCCACCAGATCGGCCTGGATGAGGTCAAGCGGGACGAGGCCGAGATGCTGGCCATCGTCAAAAAACTCGGTTTTCAGGACATCAAGAGCTTCAGCGCAGCGATGAAGACGAATCCCAAGCTGCATCCTGTCTCCAAAGAAGCTTTGCTGGACGACTACAAGGGCTATATCGCAAAGATGGAGCCGAAGTTGCCTGAATTGTTCGGAACGCTACCCAAGGCAAAGCTCGAGGTACTTCCCGTCCCGGCGTACATTGAGAAGGACCAGGCCGCGGCCTACTACAATCCGGGCAGTCAGGACGGCAAGCGCCCCGGACGGGTATATGTGAATACTTACAACTTTGCTGAAAGGTCGCTGGCGCCCGTAGAGGCGGTCTCCTACCACGAAGGCATTCCAGGGCATCACCTGCAAATCTCGATCGCGCAGGAGCTGACCGGGTTGCCCGAGTTCCGCAAGCAGGAGTACTTTACGGCCTACACCGAAGGCTGGGGCCTCTACAGTGAGCGACTGGGCAAGGACGTCGGTTTCTACCAGGATCCATACAGCGACTATGGCCGTCTGGAGGCCGACATCTGGCGGGCGATTCGCCTGGTGGTCGACACCGGAGTTCACTCGCAGCACTGGACCAGGCAGCAGATGGTGGACTACTTCCACGAACATTCGTCGATCGATGAACCCAACGTGCAGGCAGAGGTCGACCGCTATATCGCATGGCCGGGGCAAGCCCTGGGCTACAAGATGGGACAGCTGAAGTTCCTGGAGCTGCGGCAGAAGGCCCAGCAGGCTCTGGGACCGAAATTTGATATCCGGCAGTTCCACGACGTTGTGCTCGATTCCGGCGCGCTCCCGATGGATATGCTGGAGAAGCAGGTCGATGCGTGGATCGCATCCAAACAAAAGTAA
- the proC gene encoding pyrroline-5-carboxylate reductase encodes MSEETYEAIAPTPAMPNLRVAILGTGKMGGILLQAFLKNNLLGPDQIFATVHHPERAQALSVQYGIEMTTDNLAAASQADVILLGVKPVQVPALIEEIRPALSPQKVVISIAASVKTRSIEDAAGCELAAIRAMPNTPAMLAAGVTALCGGRFVTEEQMDIAQRIFQTVGRTVVVDEKHMDAVTGLSGSGPAFLYIIIEALAEAGVNVGLPRDIATLLAAQTTLGSARMVLETGYHPALLKDAVTTPAGCTVDGILELEEGGLRVTLIKAVKRATQRARELANG; translated from the coding sequence ATGAGCGAAGAAACGTATGAAGCGATAGCGCCGACCCCGGCGATGCCTAACCTTCGTGTGGCAATCCTGGGCACCGGCAAGATGGGCGGCATCCTTCTGCAGGCTTTTCTGAAGAACAACCTGCTGGGTCCCGACCAGATCTTTGCCACGGTGCATCATCCGGAACGGGCGCAAGCTCTCTCGGTGCAGTATGGCATCGAGATGACGACTGACAATCTTGCCGCGGCCAGTCAGGCCGACGTTATCCTGCTGGGGGTAAAGCCCGTGCAGGTGCCCGCTCTGATCGAAGAGATTCGTCCGGCGTTGTCCCCGCAAAAGGTGGTGATCTCCATTGCGGCTTCCGTAAAGACGCGGAGCATCGAAGACGCCGCAGGATGCGAGCTTGCCGCCATTCGCGCCATGCCCAACACTCCGGCCATGCTGGCCGCAGGCGTCACGGCGCTCTGTGGAGGCAGGTTCGTCACCGAGGAGCAGATGGACATCGCCCAGCGAATCTTCCAGACGGTAGGCCGTACCGTCGTCGTGGACGAGAAGCACATGGATGCAGTGACCGGGCTCTCCGGCTCTGGGCCGGCGTTCCTCTACATCATCATCGAGGCCCTGGCCGAAGCGGGCGTAAACGTGGGTCTGCCCCGGGATATAGCGACACTCCTCGCAGCACAGACTACGCTGGGTTCTGCGCGCATGGTGCTCGAGACCGGTTATCACCCGGCGCTGCTGAAGGACGCGGTGACTACGCCTGCAGGGTGTACGGTAGACGGCATCCTGGAGCTTGAAGAAGGCGGCTTGCGCGTAACCCTGATCAAGGCCGTCAAGAGGGCGACCCAGCGTGCGCGCGAGCTGGCCAACGGCTGA
- a CDS encoding COX15/CtaA family protein: MATASTSAVPVRQPSRLLGAFAWVVVGYNILVVLWGAVVRATGSGAGCGKAWPLCNGDFVPHHPRLATIIEFTHRSMSGICTVLIVALAVWVFRATTAGDRARKSAIASVFFLVTEALLGAALVLGGWVDHNISAARVIMQSIHFTNTMLLLAALGVTAWWISRRDHTSSKTRAEGTLVWPAWIAAISTIVVGATGAVAALADTLFPSPSLREALAADFATSAPLLVRMRWIHPASALVGLCCVLWLALRVRSKLSGTVVALLALQILLGIVDVLTLAPTWMQIVHLLVADIYWIALVALVGDTIWPASRRALSAA, from the coding sequence ATGGCGACAGCATCGACCTCTGCGGTTCCGGTACGGCAGCCTTCGCGTCTGCTGGGGGCGTTCGCGTGGGTCGTGGTGGGGTATAACATCCTCGTCGTCCTGTGGGGAGCAGTCGTTCGCGCCACCGGATCAGGAGCCGGATGCGGAAAAGCCTGGCCGCTTTGCAACGGAGATTTCGTCCCACATCATCCCCGCCTGGCAACCATCATCGAATTTACTCACCGCTCCATGAGCGGCATATGTACGGTTCTGATTGTTGCACTGGCGGTGTGGGTCTTCCGCGCGACAACTGCCGGGGATCGGGCCCGGAAGAGCGCAATCGCCTCGGTCTTCTTCCTGGTTACGGAAGCCTTGCTTGGAGCAGCACTCGTTCTGGGTGGCTGGGTCGACCACAATATCTCGGCCGCACGCGTCATCATGCAGTCGATCCACTTCACCAACACCATGCTGCTGCTGGCGGCACTGGGTGTGACCGCGTGGTGGATCAGCCGGCGCGATCATACGAGCAGCAAGACACGTGCAGAAGGCACTTTAGTGTGGCCAGCATGGATCGCCGCGATCTCGACCATCGTCGTAGGGGCGACAGGAGCCGTCGCCGCATTGGCCGACACCCTCTTCCCTTCTCCATCTCTGCGCGAGGCTCTTGCAGCGGATTTTGCCACCTCCGCTCCATTGTTGGTACGAATGCGCTGGATCCATCCGGCATCGGCTTTGGTGGGTCTCTGCTGCGTTCTCTGGCTTGCTCTGCGCGTCCGGTCGAAGCTCAGCGGAACCGTAGTTGCGCTTCTAGCCCTGCAGATCCTTCTTGGGATCGTGGATGTTCTTACGCTGGCTCCTACCTGGATGCAGATCGTGCATCTGCTCGTGGCAGACATTTACTGGATCGCACTGGTGGCCTTGGTAGGGGATACGATATGGCCCGCCAGTCGGCGGGCCTTGAGCGCTGCATAA
- a CDS encoding RNA polymerase sigma factor has translation MLLFENISHSGTINQGPEASLQQMTLSHMDGWDVPEQDRLFSEAMERDRSRLRGFIRRYVADSGEAEDILQDVFFELLEAYRMMKPIEHVTGWLFRVARNRIVDLFRRRRTQSLSDCTVSDGEDPPVALEDLLPSAGDGPDAAYARKVLLEALEDAIEELPAEQREIFVAHEVLGTSFKEYAAETGIGINTLLSRKRYAVQHLRHRLESIYEDFGGGA, from the coding sequence ATGTTGCTTTTCGAAAATATCTCGCATTCCGGCACAATAAATCAGGGCCCTGAAGCGTCTTTGCAGCAGATGACGTTAAGCCACATGGACGGTTGGGACGTACCTGAGCAGGATCGGCTCTTTTCAGAGGCGATGGAGCGGGATCGTTCGCGCCTACGCGGTTTCATCCGCCGTTATGTGGCTGACTCCGGAGAAGCCGAAGATATCCTTCAGGACGTCTTCTTCGAGCTGCTTGAGGCCTACCGGATGATGAAACCGATCGAGCATGTGACCGGGTGGCTCTTTCGCGTGGCGCGCAATCGGATTGTGGATCTGTTCCGCCGGCGGCGCACGCAATCCCTCAGTGATTGCACTGTCTCTGACGGGGAGGACCCTCCTGTTGCGCTGGAAGACCTCTTGCCCTCGGCTGGGGACGGACCCGACGCCGCTTATGCTCGCAAAGTGCTTCTTGAAGCATTGGAGGATGCGATCGAGGAACTTCCGGCCGAGCAGCGTGAGATCTTTGTCGCCCATGAGGTTTTAGGAACAAGCTTCAAGGAATATGCCGCTGAGACCGGCATCGGCATCAACACACTGCTCTCACGCAAGCGATATGCCGTCCAACATCTGCGGCATCGTTTGGAGAGTATTTATGAAGATTTCGGAGGCGGTGCATGA
- the ppk1 gene encoding polyphosphate kinase 1, with the protein MTAGKKSAKPKTDIPSQKFAHGPVAEDRFLDRDESWMKFNQRVLEEAEDSDNPLLERVKFLAITASNLDEFFEIRVAGTLQRIEDGYSQPALPDEGGLTPQERLDRLSERIVQFVEAQYQCWTALLLPALQKEKIRVLRWEDLDEKARARALQFYAEEVDPLLTPVTIDPSHPFPRVLNKALCVGLLLRHKRRQAGTRNVPAALGVVTVPRSLPRLISLPSEDGFVDFIMLHELIESQAEKMFRGYEVLARAAFRVTRNSNLYMQEEESRSILESVRTELHNRRKGAAVRLEIENSAPEEMIERLRTNFELDPWQVFRTDGPVNLSRLMNLYSEIKKPALKFVPFAGKEFRLSSKSTDIFDELRKRDAMLHHPFDSYSAVESFIEAAAMDLNVISMKQTLYRTSKDSPIFRALIEAAQSKDVTVVVELMARFDEDSNIRWARELEDAGVGVYHGIYGYKTHCKLALLVRRDPDGVVRRYAHLGTGNYNPVTARFYTDISLLTSRIELTAAIQKVFNYLTAETEMTNYDPLLVAPITLADRLVALIEREAGHAKAGKPAAIIAKMNGLLDRRTIEALYEASQAGVEIDLIVRGMCSLRPGIKGLSEKIRVRSIVGRFLEHSRIFSFANGGEDEIYCGSADWMPRNLVERCEVVFPVTQPDLKKRLRDEILKAYLDDNTKARLLQSNGEYVRAPKGSTSFSAQDYLMSLAETTEEKVPIRKLAGD; encoded by the coding sequence ATGACTGCTGGAAAGAAAAGCGCGAAACCTAAGACAGATATTCCATCTCAGAAGTTCGCTCATGGCCCGGTTGCGGAAGACAGGTTTCTGGATCGCGACGAGTCATGGATGAAGTTCAATCAACGCGTTCTGGAGGAGGCCGAGGACTCGGACAATCCACTGTTGGAACGGGTCAAATTCCTGGCCATCACAGCGAGCAACCTGGACGAATTCTTCGAGATCCGGGTCGCCGGAACGCTGCAGCGCATCGAAGACGGCTACAGTCAGCCTGCTCTTCCGGACGAAGGCGGTCTCACTCCTCAGGAGCGACTGGACCGGCTCAGCGAGCGCATCGTACAGTTTGTCGAGGCGCAATATCAGTGCTGGACGGCTCTTCTGCTGCCAGCCCTGCAGAAGGAGAAGATCCGCGTTCTTCGTTGGGAGGACCTGGACGAAAAGGCGCGCGCTCGTGCCCTGCAGTTCTATGCCGAAGAAGTCGATCCGTTGCTGACCCCCGTCACCATCGATCCTTCGCACCCCTTTCCCCGCGTGCTTAACAAGGCCCTTTGCGTGGGCTTGCTACTGCGTCACAAACGTCGGCAGGCCGGTACTCGAAACGTACCTGCAGCCTTGGGAGTGGTCACAGTGCCGAGGTCGTTGCCGCGCCTGATTTCCCTGCCGAGCGAAGATGGGTTCGTGGACTTCATCATGCTGCATGAGTTGATCGAGTCCCAGGCCGAGAAGATGTTTCGTGGCTATGAGGTGCTGGCACGCGCCGCCTTTCGCGTAACCCGCAACAGTAACCTGTACATGCAGGAGGAAGAGTCGCGATCGATTCTTGAGAGCGTGCGAACAGAGCTGCACAACCGCCGCAAAGGAGCTGCAGTACGGCTTGAGATTGAGAACAGCGCGCCGGAAGAGATGATCGAGCGGCTGCGGACCAACTTCGAGCTTGACCCCTGGCAGGTATTTCGCACCGATGGCCCGGTGAATCTATCGCGGCTGATGAATCTATACTCCGAGATCAAGAAGCCTGCGCTTAAGTTTGTTCCATTCGCAGGCAAAGAGTTCCGGCTCAGCAGCAAGTCCACGGATATCTTTGACGAGCTGAGAAAACGGGACGCCATGTTGCACCACCCGTTCGATTCGTACTCGGCAGTCGAAAGCTTTATCGAAGCAGCCGCGATGGACCTGAATGTGATCTCGATGAAGCAGACGCTTTATCGGACGAGCAAGGACTCCCCCATCTTCCGCGCTCTGATCGAAGCGGCGCAAAGCAAGGACGTAACCGTCGTGGTGGAGCTGATGGCGCGCTTCGACGAAGACTCGAACATCCGCTGGGCGCGCGAACTGGAAGACGCCGGCGTAGGCGTCTATCACGGCATCTATGGCTATAAGACGCATTGCAAACTGGCTCTGCTGGTCCGCCGCGATCCAGATGGAGTGGTACGGCGATATGCCCATCTCGGCACAGGCAACTACAACCCGGTAACGGCGCGTTTCTACACCGACATTAGCCTGCTGACATCGCGGATCGAGCTGACGGCAGCCATTCAGAAGGTCTTCAACTATCTGACCGCCGAGACCGAGATGACCAACTACGACCCCCTGCTGGTCGCACCCATTACACTGGCCGACCGTCTTGTTGCTTTGATTGAGCGAGAAGCCGGGCATGCAAAGGCGGGTAAGCCAGCAGCCATCATCGCCAAGATGAACGGCCTGCTCGATCGCCGGACGATCGAAGCGCTCTATGAGGCCTCCCAGGCTGGCGTGGAGATCGACCTGATCGTGCGCGGCATGTGCTCGCTGCGGCCGGGGATCAAGGGGCTCAGCGAAAAAATTCGCGTCCGGAGCATCGTAGGGCGTTTCCTGGAGCACAGCCGCATCTTCTCCTTTGCCAACGGTGGCGAAGACGAGATCTACTGCGGCAGCGCCGACTGGATGCCCCGCAACCTGGTCGAACGCTGCGAGGTCGTCTTCCCCGTCACCCAGCCTGACCTGAAGAAGCGCCTGCGCGACGAGATTCTGAAGGCCTATCTGGATGACAACACGAAGGCCCGCCTGCTGCAGTCCAACGGAGAATACGTTCGGGCACCAAAGGGCAGCACCTCATTTTCGGCCCAGGATTACCTGATGAGCCTGGCCGAGACCACTGAAGAAAAGGTTCCGATCAGGAAACTCGCTGGAGATTAA
- a CDS encoding protease pro-enzyme activation domain-containing protein, translated as MSIRNRLRRPHLLVPVLAVLGSLVSFAHAAPQNRISRQITDSDRASVRETVPVRARLSADLGEAADQQLPAVSLYFNMTDAEQADLTQLLQDQQNPASPHYHQWLTPQQYGARFGLTDADLQKVQAWLTSRGMKIVEVAPSRNYVTVSGSFRQVEAAFRTSIHSVSFQGQRHFSNLSDPQLPTPIASLVTAITGLNDFKPRAHSIAKAHFTSATSGAHFMAPGDFYAIYDVNPLLTQGFDGSGITIAIVGQTDISLSDVAAFRSAAGLPAKAPQVTQATGYVAGKVSGDLDEAQLDVEWAGAVAPNATVNFVTVGASNSASVVNALSFAITNNLAPIISMSYGNYEDAWGQSNIDAINQMLQQANAQGMTVIVASGDSGATDHDTAPPAKNGLAVDFPGSSPYATSAGGTMFNEGSATGGTSYWNSASGTDNVSSAKGYIPEAVWNESSSSGLSSGGGGVSRYNTKPAWQQGLTPDDGYRDVPDISLNAASNHDGYLFCSQGSCVNGFRTSTGTLNVVGGTSAVSPTLAGIFALLQQKLGGGTAARLGNINPMIYALGSSQYYGNVFHDITTGNNNSACQAGTTDCPNGGSIGYSASAGYDLATGWGSIDVAELVNKWGLVSPVTAGTNPDFTLTPTSTSISLNAGATSEAIPLSVTSTNNFNGPITFGVSADPSIAATFSFSTTTVNVSAGSSAQTTLIITAAKTSASAKVEKDIPTHLYWYAGSTASLAGVFFLFGPRRRRLSAWLVITLMIGVSTISGCGGGSSGISGNTSGNSGNSGNTTTTVNATPGTYTLYVSAAGGNGIVHTSTVTLTIK; from the coding sequence ATGTCGATCCGTAACCGTCTGCGCCGTCCCCATCTTCTGGTTCCCGTTCTCGCAGTACTCGGGTCTCTCGTTTCCTTTGCGCATGCTGCGCCACAGAATCGCATCAGCCGGCAGATCACGGATTCGGATCGCGCTTCTGTGCGGGAGACCGTTCCTGTCCGGGCACGACTCTCTGCCGATCTCGGTGAGGCCGCCGATCAGCAGCTTCCGGCCGTAAGTCTGTACTTCAACATGACAGACGCAGAACAGGCTGACCTGACGCAGCTGCTGCAGGATCAGCAAAACCCGGCCTCACCCCACTATCATCAGTGGCTTACGCCTCAGCAGTACGGCGCCCGGTTCGGCCTGACGGATGCCGATCTCCAGAAGGTGCAGGCATGGCTGACGTCCAGGGGGATGAAGATCGTTGAGGTCGCGCCCAGTCGGAATTACGTGACGGTCAGCGGGAGTTTCCGTCAGGTCGAGGCTGCGTTCAGGACCAGCATCCATTCCGTATCGTTCCAGGGGCAACGACACTTCTCGAACCTCTCCGATCCGCAGCTTCCGACACCGATCGCCAGCCTGGTTACCGCGATTACTGGCCTGAATGACTTCAAGCCTCGTGCGCACTCCATCGCAAAGGCGCATTTCACCTCGGCTACCTCGGGCGCGCACTTTATGGCGCCGGGCGACTTCTACGCCATCTACGATGTAAATCCGTTGCTGACGCAGGGATTCGACGGGAGTGGGATAACCATCGCGATTGTAGGGCAGACCGATATCAGCCTGTCCGACGTGGCAGCTTTCCGCAGCGCGGCTGGACTACCGGCCAAGGCCCCTCAAGTAACCCAGGCTACCGGATATGTAGCCGGTAAGGTCTCAGGCGACCTTGATGAAGCTCAACTTGACGTTGAGTGGGCTGGCGCCGTCGCACCGAATGCGACCGTCAACTTTGTAACGGTAGGGGCCAGCAACTCTGCCTCAGTAGTCAACGCTCTTTCGTTTGCCATTACGAACAACCTCGCTCCTATCATCTCCATGAGTTATGGAAACTATGAAGATGCATGGGGGCAATCGAATATCGATGCCATCAACCAGATGCTTCAGCAGGCCAACGCGCAGGGGATGACTGTGATTGTCGCCTCCGGGGATTCTGGTGCGACGGATCATGATACTGCTCCGCCGGCGAAGAATGGTCTAGCCGTGGATTTTCCCGGTAGTTCGCCCTATGCCACTTCGGCAGGCGGAACCATGTTCAATGAGGGCTCGGCTACGGGTGGTACTTCCTATTGGAATTCCGCTTCGGGTACCGACAACGTGAGTTCGGCCAAAGGCTACATCCCTGAGGCGGTCTGGAATGAGTCGAGTTCCAGCGGTCTCAGCTCGGGCGGCGGTGGAGTGAGTCGTTACAATACAAAACCTGCATGGCAGCAGGGGCTTACTCCCGATGACGGTTATCGAGACGTTCCTGATATCTCCTTGAATGCAGCGTCCAACCATGATGGTTATCTGTTCTGCTCTCAGGGGTCCTGCGTCAACGGCTTCCGAACATCAACGGGCACTCTCAACGTCGTAGGAGGAACCTCGGCAGTCTCTCCGACATTGGCCGGTATCTTCGCTCTGCTGCAACAGAAACTTGGAGGAGGAACTGCAGCACGACTGGGCAATATCAATCCCATGATCTACGCCCTGGGCTCCAGCCAGTATTACGGGAATGTCTTCCATGACATCACCACCGGTAATAACAATAGTGCCTGCCAGGCAGGAACGACCGACTGTCCCAACGGCGGTTCTATCGGATACAGCGCCAGTGCGGGATATGATCTGGCCACGGGATGGGGCTCGATAGACGTTGCGGAACTTGTAAACAAGTGGGGGCTGGTTTCTCCAGTAACAGCAGGAACTAATCCGGATTTCACCTTGACGCCCACATCGACCTCGATCTCCTTAAATGCAGGTGCAACTTCTGAAGCAATTCCGCTATCAGTAACCTCCACCAATAATTTCAATGGGCCGATAACCTTTGGAGTCAGTGCTGATCCCTCGATCGCGGCAACATTCTCTTTTTCGACGACAACAGTCAATGTCTCCGCTGGCTCGTCAGCCCAGACTACTTTGATCATCACGGCGGCGAAAACTTCCGCCAGTGCCAAAGTCGAAAAAGATATCCCCACACATCTTTACTGGTATGCCGGATCTACCGCTTCTCTTGCCGGTGTATTTTTCCTGTTCGGGCCTCGTCGGAGGCGGTTGAGTGCCTGGCTGGTTATCACGCTGATGATTGGTGTAAGCACTATTTCCGGGTGTGGAGGTGGAAGCTCCGGGATCTCAGGTAATACGAGTGGGAATTCGGGTAATTCAGGAAACACGACAACTACGGTAAACGCAACACCGGGCACTTATACTCTCTATGTGAGCGCAGCAGGAGGAAATGGTATCGTCCATACCTCGACTGTCACCTTGACGATCAAGTAA